One Zootoca vivipara chromosome 9, rZooViv1.1, whole genome shotgun sequence DNA window includes the following coding sequences:
- the ZAR1 gene encoding zygote arrest protein 1 → MAALVDDAMENYSSYPSYNPYSYRYPRGKGGQGPWRQRGGYFSGYGETAAVAAAAAEYFDNYQRAQLKAILSQVNPNLTPRLRKANTKEVGVQVNPRQDASVQCSLGPRPLFLRRRAVAVDQEQGSPVTGSCRPVRFPRTIAVYSPVAPRRLTTFLEEAEPPDGPTAASTPPSSQPPKADEARAGEEKAAHQEGPADLQEEQRPRPKAERKEVSGPAPEGGQEQPAKPREDGEEAPPQPEDKRGAEAAEKPSEAQERPREESKTRVRFQFLEQKYGYYHCKDCNIRWESAYVWCVQGTNKVYFRQFCRTCQKSYNPYRVEDITCQSCKQTRCVCPVKLRHVDPKRPHRQDLCGRCKGKRLSCDSTFSFKYII, encoded by the exons ATGGCCGCTTTGGTCGACGACGCCATGGAGAACTACTCGTCGTACCCTTCCTACAACCCTTACTCCTACCGCTACCCGAGAGGGAAAGGCGGGCAGGGTCCTTGGAGGCAGCGGGGTGGCTACTTCTCGGGTTATGGCGAGacggcggcggtggcggccgcGGCGGCCGAGTACTTCGACAACTACCAGCGGGCGCAGCTGAAAGCCATCCTGTCCCAGGTGAACCCCAACTTGACGCCCCGCCTGCGCAAGGCCAACACCAAGGAGGTGGGCGTGCAAGTCAACCCGCGCCAGGACGCCTCGGTGCAGTGCTCGCTCGGGCCGCGGCCGCTCTTCTTGCGCCGCCGCGCCGTCGCCGTCGACCAGGAGCAAGGCAGCCCCGTCACTGGCAGCTGCCGGCCCGTGCGCTTCCCCAGGACCATCGCCGTCTACTCGCCCGTGGCTCCGCGGCGCCTCACTACTTTCCTGGAAGAAGCCGAGCCGCCGGACGGCCCCACCGCGGCATCGACGCCGCCCTCTTCTCAGCCGCCGAAAGCCGACGAGGCGCGCGCCGGCGAGGAGAAGGCTGCCCACCAGGAGGGTCCCGCCGACCTGCAGGAGGAGCAGCGGCCGCGCCCCAAGGCGGAGAGGAAGGAGGTCTCGGGCCCAGCACCTGAAGGCGGCCAGGAGCAGCCGGCGAAGCCTCGGGAAGACGGCGAGgaggcgccgccccagccagaGGACAAGCGGGGAGCCGAGGCTGCGGAGAAGCCCTCGGAGGCTCAAGAGCGACCTCGAGAGGAAAGCAAGACCCGCGTGCGCTTCCAG TTCCTAGAGCAGAAGTATGGCTATTACCACTGCAAGGACTGCAACATCCGCTGGGAGAGTGCCTATGTGTGGTGTGTGCAGGGCACAAACAAG gtTTATTTTAGGCAGTTCTGCCGAACTTGCCAGAAATCCTACAATCCCTACCGTGTGGAGGATATCACCTGTCAA AGTTGCAAGCAGACGAGGTGCGTCTGTCCTGTGAAATTGCGCCATGTAGATCCCAAGAGACCCCATCGTCAGGATCTCTGTGGAAGGTGCAAAGGCAAACGTCTCTCTTGTGACAGTACATTTAGTTTCAAATATATTATTTGA
- the SLC10A4 gene encoding sodium/bile acid cotransporter 4, whose translation MDSSWEERGNTTVPSGGGSESPVPSPAAASWAPTADFAPREDSGSPSFWNTPLNQALSVFVALALFVAMLGLGCTVELSQLGAQLRRPLGLLLALLCQFGLMPFVAFLMALIFALDEVAAVTVLLCGCCPGGNLSNIMSLLVNGDMNLSIIMTTSSTLLALVLMPLCLWIYSRAWINTPLVRLLPLGAVTMTLCSTLLPIGIGVFIRYRFTRVADILLKVSLWSLLVSLVILFILTGTMLGPDLLATIPATVYVVAVLMPLAGYGCGYGIATLFRLPPHCKRTVSLETGCQNVQLCTAILKLTFPPELIGSMYMFPLLYALFQAAEAGLFVLAYKVYGKDSYKQEPLVGEEEEDTNISYKKLKEEEMPDTSYGTVTAEGHASVLMEPMQTAL comes from the exons ATGGACAGCTCCTGGGAAGAGCGCGGGAACACCACGGTCCCCTCGGGCGGCGGGAGCGAGAGCCCCGTCCCCAGCCCGGCTGCTGCATCGTGGGCGCCCACGGCCGACTTCGCGCCCAGAGAAGACAGCGGCTCTCCGTCTTTCTGGAACACCCCGTTGAACCAGGCTCTGAGCGTCTTCGTGGCCCTGGCTCTGTTCGTGGCCATGCTGGGCTTGGGCTGCACGGTGGAGCTGAGCCAGCTGGGCGCGCAGCTGAGGCGGCCCCTGGGCTTGCTGCTGGCGCTGCTGTGCCAGTTCGGGCTCATGCCCTTCGTGGCTTTCCTGATGGCGCTCATCTTCGCCCTCGACGAGGTGGCCGCCGTCACCGTCCTGCTGTGCGGATGCTGCCCCGGGGGGAACCTCTCCAACATCATGTCGCTCCTGGTCAACGGGGACATGAACCTCAG TATAATCATGACCACATCGTCTACATTGCTTGCTCTGGTCTTGATGCCTCTTTGCCTGTGGATCTACAGCCGAGCCTGGATCAACACCCCGTTAGTGCGCCTGTTGCCCCTGGGCGCCGTCACCATGACCTTATGCAGCACTCTGCTCCCCATCGGCATTGGGGTCTTCATCCGATACAGATTCACCAGGGTGGCAGACATCCTGCTGAAG GTTTCATTGTGGTCCCTCCTGGTATCCTTGGTGATCCTTTTCATTCTAACCGGTACCATGTTGGGACCTGATCTGCTGGCTACTATCCCCGCTACTGTCTATGTAGTAGCTGTGCTGATGCCCTTGGCTGGCTATGGCTGTGGTTATGGCATAGCAACCTTATTTCGCTTGCCGCCTCACTGCAAGAGGACAGTGTCACTGGAGACTGGCTGCCAAAACGTACAGCTCTGCACTGCTATACTCAAACTGACCTTCCCTCCAGAGCTTATTGGGAGCATGTACATGTTCCCCTTGCTCTACGCTCTCTTCCAGGCTGCCGAAGCTGGTCTGTTTGTATTGGCCTATAAGGTGTACGGCAAGGATTCCTACAAACAAGAGCCTCTagtaggggaagaagaagaagatacgaACATTTCCTACAAAAAactgaaggaagaggaaatgccAGATACTTCCTATGGCACTGTGACTGCCGAGGGCCATGCCTCAGTGCTCATGGAACCGATGCAGACTGCCCTCTAG